The genomic window AAGTACGCCGGCCGCCGCGTCCGCACGGCCGCGCTTGCGTCCGCCGGGCCCGGGTCACCCGTGCGCAGCCGGACGTCCGGCCGGGGGCCCGTCACGCTGAGCCGCCAGTTCAGCGCCTGGATCGGGCGGTCGGAGAGAAAGACGCCGTAGCGGCGGCGGTATTCCGCCTCGAACGCGGCCGCCAATCGCGCGGCGACGTCGGGGCCGAGGGGTCCGTCCGGGACCGGCACCTCGATGTCGTGGAACTGGCCGAGGAGGCGCATCTCCGCGCGCCGCTCGCGTACGATCAACCCGGGCGCGACACCGGCGTCCCGCAGCGCCCCGAGGCCTTGGGCCTCCATCTCCGCGTACAACGCGGCCACGCGATCCCACGGCAGGCCGTCGAGCGGTCCGGGCAGGGAGTGCACCAGCTCGACGCTGACCGGCGCGACGAGGAGCCCGAGCGCGGAGGCCACGCCCGAGGCCGGCGGAACGATGACATCCGACATGCCGAGGATGCGCGCGACGCGCGCGGCGTGCGACGGGCCGGCGCCGCCGAAGGCGATTAGCGCGAACCGCCGGGGATCCTGCCCGCGCTCGATCAGATAGACCCGCGCCGCGGCCGCCATGTTCTCGAGGACGATCTGGTGGATGCCCCAGGCCGTCCCCACCGCGTCGAGGCGCAGCGGCTCGCCGAGGCGCTCCAGCGCGGTGACCGCGGCGGGCCGGTCGAGCGGCATCGTGCCGCCGAGAAACGATGCTTCATTGAAGTACCCGAGCGCGAGGCAGGCGTCGGTAACCGTCGGCGCCCGGCCGCCGCGGCCGTAGCACGCCGGACCCGGCTCCGCGCCGGCGCTGTGCGGTCCCACCTTCAGCAACCCGAGCGAGTCGATCCAGGCGATCGAGCCGCCGCCCGCGCCGATCTCCATCATGTCGACCGTGGGCACCGTCACCGGCAGTCCCGAGCCGCGCTTGAAGCGGTGGACGCGCGCGACTTCCATCTCCGGCGCGATGGCCGCCCGGCCGTCGCGAATGAGGCAGATCTTCGCCGTGGTGCCGCCCATGTCGAAGCCGACGAGATCGCGCAGCCCGAGGGGCCCGCCGAAGAACGCGGTCACGAGCGCGCCGCCCGCCGGACCGGACTCGAGCAGCCGGATCGGGAAGCGCCGTGCGGTGTCCGGCGCCGCGGCGCCGCCGGTCGACTGCATCAGCGTGAACCGGCCGGTGAAGCCGCGCTCGCCGAGCGTCGACTCGAGGCGCCCGACGTAGCGGTCGAGGAGCGGCTGCACGTACGCGTTGCAGACGGTTGTGCAGGTGCGCTCGTACTCGCGAATTTCGGGGACGACGTCGCTCGACAGCGACACGGCGACGCCCGGGGCGGCGTCGCGAATCGCCGCGCGCGCGGCCTGTTCGTTCGCCGGGTTGCGGTACGAATGCAGGAACGCCACGGCCACGGCTTCGATCCCGTCGGCGGCGAGCCGTTCCGCGACGCGCCGGACGGCGTCGCGATCGATCGGGGCCAGCAGCTCGCCGTCGGCCGCGACGCGTTCGTCGACCTCGAGGCGGTCCCGCCGGGGCACGAGCGGGTCAGGGAAGCGCAGGAACAGATCGTAGATGTCGTAGCGCTGTTCCTTGCCCATCTCGAGAATGTCGCGGAAGCCCCGCGTGGTGAGCAGGGCGGTGCGCGCGCCGCGGCGCTCGATGATCGCGTTCGTCACGAGGGTCGTGCCGTGCACGAGGACGGTCACGTCGCCCACGGCGACCCCCGCCGCGGCGCAGAGCGCCA from bacterium includes these protein-coding regions:
- a CDS encoding hydantoinase/oxoprolinase family protein, with translation MTAAPRSARGWYRVGLDIGGTFTDLVLLNETTGELRLHKVLTTPEDPARAALAGLLALCAAAGVAVGDVTVLVHGTTLVTNAIIERRGARTALLTTRGFRDILEMGKEQRYDIYDLFLRFPDPLVPRRDRLEVDERVAADGELLAPIDRDAVRRVAERLAADGIEAVAVAFLHSYRNPANEQAARAAIRDAAPGVAVSLSSDVVPEIREYERTCTTVCNAYVQPLLDRYVGRLESTLGERGFTGRFTLMQSTGGAAAPDTARRFPIRLLESGPAGGALVTAFFGGPLGLRDLVGFDMGGTTAKICLIRDGRAAIAPEMEVARVHRFKRGSGLPVTVPTVDMMEIGAGGGSIAWIDSLGLLKVGPHSAGAEPGPACYGRGGRAPTVTDACLALGYFNEASFLGGTMPLDRPAAVTALERLGEPLRLDAVGTAWGIHQIVLENMAAAARVYLIERGQDPRRFALIAFGGAGPSHAARVARILGMSDVIVPPASGVASALGLLVAPVSVELVHSLPGPLDGLPWDRVAALYAEMEAQGLGALRDAGVAPGLIVRERRAEMRLLGQFHDIEVPVPDGPLGPDVAARLAAAFEAEYRRRYGVFLSDRPIQALNWRLSVTGPRPDVRLRTGDPGPADASAAVRTRRPAYFPESGGFVEVPVYDRDLLRPGMRADGPAIIEEREATTVVGPGDRLTVDAAGNLRLAVARQARQPASLHGGRGHGAD